A single window of Hyla sarda isolate aHylSar1 chromosome 2, aHylSar1.hap1, whole genome shotgun sequence DNA harbors:
- the CRACDL gene encoding CRACD-like protein isoform X1: MLIQLQGLFKNTEQNKGHLFGMDPKVRDGETLVDDNSAKKKFKFKSFKKLFGKKKRKETLPSLGASGLKSQSASDVTVPDSSHADYESEEELEATSGVLGSRAVSHDSIFIPEIAQEAALPIRVFSQENVSDRIKALQLKLKSNIKVGPPPFGLLSKRSDDAGASSEDDGLPRSPPEMSLIHEAIKTRFSDIHRHHHSSLSLGGTGSEEDEQVSSETSSRPLSPDENELKESQKRSLEKRDSTNLSPSADFGTPPQYSTFLDNSAARHRLSVKPRNQRLSKNRRPSTTLQEESFQNMTCMEEEDVTTPRPEQTAYDSIEADTPDADYVPDVSLGDKETSSGLAEFNESLNLPDLVEDTSLDPDPVTTSQSENVIGPSNIASLELDAKIKDQSQLVGGRPSENAVVCLSIVEEQVFPVFCSNIQKQTVKDTNKAPGEANIKPSAVEETVVQSSRTTSLEHSQESLHSKRSLYQNTSEKHLNHQDQPLSDKENHKQLGNGDKKGEKSPTETVTQRKFSVSSAWERPRTGSFSLKGNVESEVYKTTKLSLLKPGMSKTEILKEESKVSATNPENKPISRKTESLPDPEGMAADKAGFSNITPNQNVVPAVSDLPVVTESQGDSEEKNPFSVKLRSVSLSLRYRDGINPVSGLVKRHSAEFKLAKNADPSFSTEELNTEKGENKDHNVLSSKGENTKFKSESTEGTQAKPPLPKKPVLQNITVADNNTNKEASENGSNHEKKIKSSETKIEKKVSDRRPSLSKTIDKSIPVGTSEIVKMNESKAEPLWMSMARQKQRSLKEDHPVSENSIITQESEKQNRAEVHLKQHVDLILDKTISSSVSVLHETYGQDTKAEKSEQRQRANTLPHPVHATQLSSLTEKEEKTLPKRQAISVSQEPSWMELAKKKSQAWSDKPHIIK, from the exons CTAAAAAGAAATTTAAGTTCAAATCTttcaaaaaattgtttggaaaaaagaagagaaaagaaaCTTTACCATCATTGGGTGCAAGCGGTCTGAAGAGTCAGTCTGCCAGCGATGTCACCGTGCCTGACTCCTCACATGCTGATTATGAGTCTGAGGAGGAGCTTGA GGCCACAAGTGGTGTGCTGGGAAGTAGAGCCGTGTCACATGACAGCATCTTCATTCCAGAGATTGCACAAGAAGCAGCCCTGCCAATACGTGTCTTCTCTCAAGAGAACGTGTCCGACCGTATCAAAGCCCTTCAG TTAAAACTCAAGTCAAATATCAAAGTTGGACCACCTCCTTTTGGGCTCCTTAGTAAGCGATCTGATGATGCCGGGGCCAGTTCTGAAGATGATGGTCTACCACGAAGCCCCCCAGAAATGTCACTCATACATGAAGCTATTAAAACCAGG TTTTCTGACATCCATAGACATCATCACAGCTCACTAAGCCTAGGCGGAACAGGTAGCGAGGAAGATGAACAG GTCTCCTCAGAAACATCTTCACGACCTCTATCTCCAGATGAAAATGAGCTTAAAGAATCTCAGAAAAGATCTTTAGAGAAAAGAGACAGCACCAACCTCTCACCATCGGCGGATTTTGGCACTCCTCCCCAGTATTCTACATTCCTGGACAATTCTGCTGCTAGACATAGGCTTTCAGTGAAGCCTAGAAATCAAAGGTTAAGCAAGAATAGAAGACCATCTACG ACACTACAAGAGGAATCATTCCAAAATATGACCTGTATGGAAGAGGAAGATGTTACAACCCCTAGACCAGAACAGACAGCCTATGATTCTATAGAAGCTGATACTCCTGATGCTGACTATGTTCCTGATGTAAGCTTAGGAGACAAGGAAACTTCTTCAGGATTGGCAGAGTTTAATGAATCCTTGAATCTCCCCGACTTAGTAGAAGACACATCTCTTGACCCAGATCCAGTGACAACTTCACAATCTGAAAATGTAATTGGTCCCTCAAATATTGCAAGTCTAGAATTAGATGCAAAGATAAAAGATCAAAGTCAATTGGTTGGTGGAAGGCCAAGTGAAAATGCTGTTGTTTGCTTGTCCATAGTAGAAGAACAAGTCTTCCCTGTGTTTTGTAGTAATATTCAAAAGCAAACAGTTAAAGACACCAACAAGGCACCAGGTGAAGCTAACATAAAGCCATCTGCTGTAGAGGAGACAGTTGTCCAATCTTCAAGGACTACTTCTCTGGAACATTCCCAGGAATCCTTGCATAGTAAGAGAAGCCTTTACCAAAACACGTCTGAAAAACATCTGAATCACCAAGATCAACCACTGTCTGATAAAGAAAATCATAAACAGCTTGGAAATGGagataaaaaaggagaaaagtcaCCTACAGAAACTGTTACACAAAGAAAGTTTTCTGTATCGTCAGCTTGGGAGAGACCAAGGACTGGCAGCTTTTCACTAAAAGGAAATGTTGAGAGTGAGGTTTATAAAACCACAAAGTTGTCTCTCCTGAAACCAGGTATGTCTAAAACTGAGATATTAAAAGAAGAGTCCAAAGTTTCAGCAACCAACCCTGAAAATAAACCTATTAGTAGAAAGACTGAGTCCTTACCTGACCCTGAGGGTATGGCTGCAGACAAGGCAGGCTTTAGTAACATTACCCCAAACCAGAATGTAGTGCCAGCGGTCAGTGATTTACCTGTGGTTACAGAGTCGCAAGGAGATTCTGAAGAAAAGAACCCCTTTTCTGTAAAATTAAGATCTGTTTCTCTATCCTTGAGATACAGGGATGGCATAAATCCAGTGTCAGGTTTAGTAAAGAGACACAGCGCAGAATTTAAACTGGCAAAAAATGCTGATCCGTCATTCTCTACGGAGGAATTAAAcacagaaaaaggagaaaataaagATCACAATGTTCTAAGCTCAAAAGGTGAGAATACAAAATTTAAATCCGAGTCAACAGAAGGGACTCAGGCTAAGCCACCACTGCCCAAGAAGCCAGTCTTGCAGAATATTACTGTTGCTGACAATAACACAAATAAAGAAGCTTCAGAAAATGGCTCCAATCACGAGAAGAAGATAAAATCTTCAGAGACAAAGATTGAAAAGAAAGTGTCCGATAGAAGGCCAAGCCTCAGCAAAACGATTG ATAAAAGCATTCCTGTAGGGACATCAGAAATTGTTaagatgaatgaaagcaaagctgAGCCTTTGTGGATGTCTATGGCTCGACAGAAACAAAGAAGCCTTAAAGAAGATCACCCAGTCTCTGAAAACAGCATTATAACCCAGGAATCGGAAAAGCAAAACAGAGCAGAG gtCCATTTGAAGCAGCATGTTGACCTGATCCTGGATAAAACAATAAGTTCATCAGTTTCAGTTCTTCATGAAACGTATGGGCAAGACACCAAGGCGGAGAAGAGCGAGCAGAGGCAAAGAGCAAACACATTGCCACATCCTGTCCATG CTACACAATTGTCTTCACTGAcagagaaggaggaaaaaaccctACCCAAACGTCAAGCAATATCAGTTTCACAGGAACCTTCTTGGATGGAATTGGCCAAAAAGAAATCCCAGGCCTGGAGTGACAAGCCTCACATCATTAAATAA
- the CRACDL gene encoding CRACD-like protein isoform X2 — MDPKVRDGETLVDDNSAKKKFKFKSFKKLFGKKKRKETLPSLGASGLKSQSASDVTVPDSSHADYESEEELEATSGVLGSRAVSHDSIFIPEIAQEAALPIRVFSQENVSDRIKALQLKLKSNIKVGPPPFGLLSKRSDDAGASSEDDGLPRSPPEMSLIHEAIKTRFSDIHRHHHSSLSLGGTGSEEDEQVSSETSSRPLSPDENELKESQKRSLEKRDSTNLSPSADFGTPPQYSTFLDNSAARHRLSVKPRNQRLSKNRRPSTTLQEESFQNMTCMEEEDVTTPRPEQTAYDSIEADTPDADYVPDVSLGDKETSSGLAEFNESLNLPDLVEDTSLDPDPVTTSQSENVIGPSNIASLELDAKIKDQSQLVGGRPSENAVVCLSIVEEQVFPVFCSNIQKQTVKDTNKAPGEANIKPSAVEETVVQSSRTTSLEHSQESLHSKRSLYQNTSEKHLNHQDQPLSDKENHKQLGNGDKKGEKSPTETVTQRKFSVSSAWERPRTGSFSLKGNVESEVYKTTKLSLLKPGMSKTEILKEESKVSATNPENKPISRKTESLPDPEGMAADKAGFSNITPNQNVVPAVSDLPVVTESQGDSEEKNPFSVKLRSVSLSLRYRDGINPVSGLVKRHSAEFKLAKNADPSFSTEELNTEKGENKDHNVLSSKGENTKFKSESTEGTQAKPPLPKKPVLQNITVADNNTNKEASENGSNHEKKIKSSETKIEKKVSDRRPSLSKTIDKSIPVGTSEIVKMNESKAEPLWMSMARQKQRSLKEDHPVSENSIITQESEKQNRAEVHLKQHVDLILDKTISSSVSVLHETYGQDTKAEKSEQRQRANTLPHPVHATQLSSLTEKEEKTLPKRQAISVSQEPSWMELAKKKSQAWSDKPHIIK, encoded by the exons CTAAAAAGAAATTTAAGTTCAAATCTttcaaaaaattgtttggaaaaaagaagagaaaagaaaCTTTACCATCATTGGGTGCAAGCGGTCTGAAGAGTCAGTCTGCCAGCGATGTCACCGTGCCTGACTCCTCACATGCTGATTATGAGTCTGAGGAGGAGCTTGA GGCCACAAGTGGTGTGCTGGGAAGTAGAGCCGTGTCACATGACAGCATCTTCATTCCAGAGATTGCACAAGAAGCAGCCCTGCCAATACGTGTCTTCTCTCAAGAGAACGTGTCCGACCGTATCAAAGCCCTTCAG TTAAAACTCAAGTCAAATATCAAAGTTGGACCACCTCCTTTTGGGCTCCTTAGTAAGCGATCTGATGATGCCGGGGCCAGTTCTGAAGATGATGGTCTACCACGAAGCCCCCCAGAAATGTCACTCATACATGAAGCTATTAAAACCAGG TTTTCTGACATCCATAGACATCATCACAGCTCACTAAGCCTAGGCGGAACAGGTAGCGAGGAAGATGAACAG GTCTCCTCAGAAACATCTTCACGACCTCTATCTCCAGATGAAAATGAGCTTAAAGAATCTCAGAAAAGATCTTTAGAGAAAAGAGACAGCACCAACCTCTCACCATCGGCGGATTTTGGCACTCCTCCCCAGTATTCTACATTCCTGGACAATTCTGCTGCTAGACATAGGCTTTCAGTGAAGCCTAGAAATCAAAGGTTAAGCAAGAATAGAAGACCATCTACG ACACTACAAGAGGAATCATTCCAAAATATGACCTGTATGGAAGAGGAAGATGTTACAACCCCTAGACCAGAACAGACAGCCTATGATTCTATAGAAGCTGATACTCCTGATGCTGACTATGTTCCTGATGTAAGCTTAGGAGACAAGGAAACTTCTTCAGGATTGGCAGAGTTTAATGAATCCTTGAATCTCCCCGACTTAGTAGAAGACACATCTCTTGACCCAGATCCAGTGACAACTTCACAATCTGAAAATGTAATTGGTCCCTCAAATATTGCAAGTCTAGAATTAGATGCAAAGATAAAAGATCAAAGTCAATTGGTTGGTGGAAGGCCAAGTGAAAATGCTGTTGTTTGCTTGTCCATAGTAGAAGAACAAGTCTTCCCTGTGTTTTGTAGTAATATTCAAAAGCAAACAGTTAAAGACACCAACAAGGCACCAGGTGAAGCTAACATAAAGCCATCTGCTGTAGAGGAGACAGTTGTCCAATCTTCAAGGACTACTTCTCTGGAACATTCCCAGGAATCCTTGCATAGTAAGAGAAGCCTTTACCAAAACACGTCTGAAAAACATCTGAATCACCAAGATCAACCACTGTCTGATAAAGAAAATCATAAACAGCTTGGAAATGGagataaaaaaggagaaaagtcaCCTACAGAAACTGTTACACAAAGAAAGTTTTCTGTATCGTCAGCTTGGGAGAGACCAAGGACTGGCAGCTTTTCACTAAAAGGAAATGTTGAGAGTGAGGTTTATAAAACCACAAAGTTGTCTCTCCTGAAACCAGGTATGTCTAAAACTGAGATATTAAAAGAAGAGTCCAAAGTTTCAGCAACCAACCCTGAAAATAAACCTATTAGTAGAAAGACTGAGTCCTTACCTGACCCTGAGGGTATGGCTGCAGACAAGGCAGGCTTTAGTAACATTACCCCAAACCAGAATGTAGTGCCAGCGGTCAGTGATTTACCTGTGGTTACAGAGTCGCAAGGAGATTCTGAAGAAAAGAACCCCTTTTCTGTAAAATTAAGATCTGTTTCTCTATCCTTGAGATACAGGGATGGCATAAATCCAGTGTCAGGTTTAGTAAAGAGACACAGCGCAGAATTTAAACTGGCAAAAAATGCTGATCCGTCATTCTCTACGGAGGAATTAAAcacagaaaaaggagaaaataaagATCACAATGTTCTAAGCTCAAAAGGTGAGAATACAAAATTTAAATCCGAGTCAACAGAAGGGACTCAGGCTAAGCCACCACTGCCCAAGAAGCCAGTCTTGCAGAATATTACTGTTGCTGACAATAACACAAATAAAGAAGCTTCAGAAAATGGCTCCAATCACGAGAAGAAGATAAAATCTTCAGAGACAAAGATTGAAAAGAAAGTGTCCGATAGAAGGCCAAGCCTCAGCAAAACGATTG ATAAAAGCATTCCTGTAGGGACATCAGAAATTGTTaagatgaatgaaagcaaagctgAGCCTTTGTGGATGTCTATGGCTCGACAGAAACAAAGAAGCCTTAAAGAAGATCACCCAGTCTCTGAAAACAGCATTATAACCCAGGAATCGGAAAAGCAAAACAGAGCAGAG gtCCATTTGAAGCAGCATGTTGACCTGATCCTGGATAAAACAATAAGTTCATCAGTTTCAGTTCTTCATGAAACGTATGGGCAAGACACCAAGGCGGAGAAGAGCGAGCAGAGGCAAAGAGCAAACACATTGCCACATCCTGTCCATG CTACACAATTGTCTTCACTGAcagagaaggaggaaaaaaccctACCCAAACGTCAAGCAATATCAGTTTCACAGGAACCTTCTTGGATGGAATTGGCCAAAAAGAAATCCCAGGCCTGGAGTGACAAGCCTCACATCATTAAATAA